The Pyrenophora tritici-repentis strain M4 chromosome Unknown M4_contig_00036, whole genome shotgun sequence genomic interval TGTCGTCCCCTTCAGTGAGAAACTCCGTACGAGGATTATCGCACACATCCACAATAGCCTACCGGGCGGCCACGGAGGTCGCACGACGACGTACCAACAAGTAAGCCAGTGGTACTACTGGCAGGGCATGACGAACACAATTGCGCGCTTTACCAACAACTGTCTAACCTGTAAACGCTCTAAGGTTAACCGCACCGCCAAACATAGTTTGCTTCACCCGCTGCCTGTCCCTACTCAGTACTGGGATGACATATCCATCGACTTCATCACCCCACTGCCTAAGTCAACCTGGTGTGGTCACTCTTACCAACACATCATGGTCGTGGTTGACCGTCTATCAAAAATGAAGAAGTTCATTGCAATGGAAAACCTAGAGGTGCCTACAGTCGTTGACAAGTTTATGGAATACATCTGGAAAGAGGAAGGATACCCAAGGACTCTTGTATCAGATCGGGGCCGCCAATTCACGTCACATTTCTGGAATCGCCTGTGTGCCCAGGTGGGAACGCACCCTAAACTCTCTACCTCCCATCACCCAGAAACCGACGGTCAGACCGAGAATGCAAACGCCGATCTCAAACAATACCTAAGGGCGTACGTTAACTACCTACAGACGGATTGGGCCCAGCTATTGCCTTTAGCAGAATTTGAAGCCAATTCGGCCATTAGCACAGCTACCGGGTTATCTCCGTTCCTCGCCACAAAGGGACGCCAACCGCGATCTGGACTGGAGCCCGCTCACCTTCTGCGCCCCCTTAACAACCACCCTACTATCGCCCAACAGCAACGGAACGCTGATGCCCTCGCCCAGCGCATTGACACAACGCGCACCTTCCTGCGACAACAAATCCTATGGGCTCAAGACAAGATGAAAGAGTTCGCAGACGCGAACCGATACCCAGCACCACGGTTCGACGTGGGTGACTGGGTGATGCTGAACGCCCGCCACATTAAAACCGAAAGACCAGTTAAGTCACTAGACCACAAGAATATAGGGCCATACCAGATCACTCGGGTCATTGACAACATGGCCTACGAACTAGACCTCCCTCCTCAGCTTAAAGCTATCTTCCCAGCCTTCCACCCATGGCTCCTACAACCGTACGAGGACGACGCCTTACCCGGACAACCTCGTCCAGGCGATGCCGCTCCCCCCGAAGTCCACCTTGGCAACGATGGAGTCACAGAATACGTGGTCTCCCAAGTCCTAGACTCTCGCATACGACGCAATCTCGTCGACCCTCACACAGGTGAGCGTGGATTGCTGCAATACAAGGTGGAATGGGTGGGCGACGATCAGTCAGAGCCATGGCAGCCCTACCATAACCTGCGCAGCTGTAAAGAGTCAGTCCAGGACTTTCACAGCCGCAACCCTGGCCGACCAGGACCACACGCCACATTTCATGACTACGATGACGACGGACAGCTCGCTATAGCCCTGCTCCAGCTACTAGATAGCAAGTACTCAAATAAGTTTGCGCCTCAGTCGGAACTTTGAGCGCTTTTCGGGGGGGACgtgtgatggttttgggccgttgccccgcacaggccacctgccagatgccttagcgttgttttgatgttcgcgcacgagccacctgtttggtggcccatgcacacccccacttagatatattccgcgcagagcttcttacaagctctgcactgcaattactttgtaattcaacacagtttcaaatacctgacCTATGTGAGACCCTAACCCAGGGCGCTCAATGGTACGTTATAATATACCATTTTTTTGTTAGTGCTGAGAAGTACGCGTATGGCGGGTATATACTAGAACCAGGGGTTTATCCCATTAAACTTCAGGAGTACATCCCATTTTTAGTCTATAGTCGAAATTACTCCAAATTTAGACATATAACTCAGCATACGTAGACGCACAATCTGACGAATTTACAGCGCAGCAGACTATGTGGTTCAGGAGCTTAGGGTTTGGTGTTCTTGGTTAGGGTTACGCGTCTGGGGGGTCAGGAGGTCGCGAGGCTCGGCACCCCGCCGCGCGCGCGCCGCCGGAGTAAGCACCGAGAGAGCGATCAACAGCGCGTGTATATAAGAAGCCGAGTAGAACAGGTAGGCGTCGATATTTCAACATGTCTAAACCTAGCATCGAGTGCCAGTATTTCGAGCATGTGCCTGAGCACAGCGTAGCGGCATGCAGAGAGTGCAGATATGCAGTATGGCCAGATCAGATTGAGGGCCATCTACAGAAGCAGCATAAGGTTAGTTACAAGGAGGCTGAGGCAGTTGGACAGCAGGTTCGCAGCTGGGCTGGGTTAGTCCAGTACCCTAGTGAGCTCGAGGTGCCGACTGGTGCTCCAAAGCCTGTGCGGCaattgccagtgtatacagACGGGATGTTATGCCAATTTGACTCCAGCTGCTGCTATTATGTAGCAAGAAGTAAGGAGGCTATACGAAAGCATTGGCGTAAGGACCATCAAGGATGGTCAGCAGGGAAGAAGCGAGGGCGGCCAAGTCGAACCAGGCAGAAGAGCGTGCAGGCACATATGGATAAGGGGTaccggctggtccattgccaGCGATTATTCAGCAGCCGGCATGGATCGCAGTACTTTGAGGTCCAGGCACCCAGCCAGgatggagaaggccccgaaATCGTGCCCGTAGACGGGGCAGCAGCATGGGCGCGAGTGGGCGAGCAGATGGCCaaggcgtgggcagacatcgagaagcgggcgcagacgacgatccaggagggcgagcgcgacgaggtgaacccatggctggagcggacgcagtggttgccgtacctagtgggcatggagaggccggatttgttagcgtgcatcgaggagcccgtggcagagccagatgccaggcaggagcagcaggccgagccggtggaagcagcgatttgggcagccatggatggattggcgcggttcagccaggcatccattattgaccggattggcgtgtttatacggttggaggcaattcgcacagagatgcaccaaacccggttccagccgttacagccgtataTGGACAAGAACGCCATTGTCAAGCACACACGACCGTGGCAGCAGATGTTAATGTTTTTTGCACGCACACAGA includes:
- a CDS encoding DUF3505 multi-domain protein; this encodes MSKPSIECQYFEHVPEHSVAACRECRYAVWPDQIEGHLQKQHKVSYKEAEAVGQQVRSWAGLVQYPSELEVPTGAPKPVRQLPVYTDGMLCQFDSSCCYYVARSKEAIRKHWRKDHQGWSAGKKRGRPSRTRQKSVQAHMDKGYRLVHCQRLFSSRHGSQYFEVQAPSQDGEGPEIVPVDGAAAWARVGEQMAKAWADIEKRAQTTIQEGERDEVNPWLERTQWLPYLVGMERPDLLACIEEPVAEPDARQEQQAEPVEAAIWAAMDGLARFSQASIIDRIGVFIRLEAIRTEMHQTRFQPLQPYMDKNAIVKHTRPWQQMLMFFARTQKEHGWKSPKYRFTRRQREAWEVLIEQAKRSIEGDEEDEAEDMDEEREELDEEMMDDIDEAIEVAEEEPACLEFCIALLNHRITRREYDSPLVCALAVLGVKEDGWKGPEQYPPILSAVIKIARFMVVQKGLEMSGPEEDSGDETDDDLDDSAYESGPSQRRRPKGCLQLVQKMMDRFMVRGSHSPMQWMLDLRTYGLKIHYNTTTRGHVEWTNGDEQTPQQSIGSA